From the Polyangiaceae bacterium genome, the window TACTCAGAAGCCTGCCGTGGATAGCGGTTCGACGCCTGTGAAGCCGGAACCTGAGGCGATGCTGATGACCCCCGCATGGCAAGCTAATTGCCCAGCGGAAATGGCACTAGTAACGCGAACCAAGGCCGCGTACTGCGTGGATCGCTGGGAAGGCACCCTGGAGCGCGTGACCAAGCAGGGGCGCACGCCTTGGCCACACAACGAGGAAATCGACGGACGCGAGCGCGAAATGGTCGCGGTGAGCGTGAAGGGCCGGCGACCTCAAGGCTACATCAGCGGAGAGCAAGCCGCAGTGGTGTGCGCCGCAGCCGGCAAGCGACTGTGCTCCGCCGACGAGTGGGTCACCGCTTGCCGTGGACCCAAGCTAACGCGATATCCGTACGGCAACACTCGCAAGGCCAACGTCTGCAACGACCGCTTCAAGGTGCTGGACAACCACCCAGTGCCCAGGCTGTGGAAGAAGGCGCCTACGAGCGACGACTCGATCAAGATGTGGCACCCGTCGTTCATGAACGACAAGCGGCTCCTACTGTTTGATCACACCACCGTGGAGACCGGCAGCATGGAAGGCTGCACCAACGACTACGGCGTCTACGACATGGTGGGGAACCTCCACGAGTGGGTCGCTGACGCCGAAGGCACGTTCCGCGGAGGCTTCTTCATGGACACCTTCC encodes:
- a CDS encoding SUMF1/EgtB/PvdO family nonheme iron enzyme produces the protein MKRLSEWLTPAALSGFLLSLGTAGCAAAGGAAAGPAAPGGAAAENSGTPEAPGAPPPQTLQSSATNTQKPAVDSGSTPVKPEPEAMLMTPAWQANCPAEMALVTRTKAAYCVDRWEGTLERVTKQGRTPWPHNEEIDGREREMVAVSVKGRRPQGYISGEQAAVVCAAAGKRLCSADEWVTACRGPKLTRYPYGNTRKANVCNDRFKVLDNHPVPRLWKKAPTSDDSIKMWHPSFMNDKRLLLFDHTTVETGSMEGCTNDYGVYDMVGNLHEWVADAEGTFRGGFFMDTFQNGQGCDYRTTGHGFEYHDYSIGFRCCADVSWEELGGTKKSSSES